The DNA segment GTCCGCCAGCCGTTCCTCGGGCAGTTCGCCCGCCCGTACCGCCGCCACCAGCGCGTCGCGCAGCCGCAGTACGGTGCCCTCGTCCGAGAGGCCGCCGCCCACACAGATGGCGTCGGCGCCCGCCGCGATGGCGAGGACGGTGCCGCGTTCGATGCCGTACGCCGATGCGATGGCGCGCATCTCGATACCGTCGGTGACGATCAGCCCCTCGTAACCGAGTTCGCGGCGCAGCAGCCCGGTGAGGATCTGCGGGCTCAGCGTCGCCGGGCGCTCGCGATCGAGTGCGGGAAGCAGGATATGCGCACTCATGACCGACTTGGAACCCGCCGCGATGGCGGCTCTGAAGGGGACGAGTTCGCGGGCGTGCAGCGTCGCCAGGTCCACGTCGATCCGGGGCATCGCGTGGTGCGAGTCGACGGCGGTGTCGCCGTGGCCGGGGAAGTGTTTGGTGCAGACCGCGACTCCGGCGGCCTGCATTCCCTCGACGTACGCGGCGGTGTGCCGGGCGACCAGTGCGGTGTCGGCGCCGAAGGACCGTACGCCGATGACCGGGTTGTCCGGATTGGAGTTGACGTCGGCGGACGGGGCCCAGTTGTGGTTGACCCCGCACTCGGCGAGGCGCCGGCCCAGCTCGCGGGCGACGGCCCGGGTCAGCTCCGGGTCGTCGACCGCCCCGAGCGCGAGATTGCCGGGGAAGGAGGACCCGGTGCGCACTTCGAGGCGGGTGACGTCGCCGCCCTCCTCGTCGATCGCGACGAGGACGTCGTCCCGCTCGGCCCGCAGCCGGGCGGTGAGCGCGGCGACCTGGGAGGCGCTGGTGACGTTGCGGCCGAACAGGGCGACGGACGCGAGCCCTTCGCCGATCCTGCGCAGCAGCCAGTCGGGGGCCGTGGTGCCGGCGAAGCCGGGCTGGAGGACGGCGAGGGCATCGCGGGTGAGCTTGTCCGTGCCCGTGGTGATGGTGGTCATGGAGCGCCGTTATCCCTTCACTGCACCGGAGGTGAGACCGCTGACCGCCTTGCGCTGCAAGTAGACGAAGAGGATCAGGATCGGGATGGCGAAGAGCGAGGAGGCCGCCATGGTCGCGCCCCAGTCGTCGCCGAACGCCGTCTGGAACTGGGAGAGCCACAGCGGGAGCGTCTGCGACCCGATGTCCTTGTTGAGGATGAGCACCAGCGGGAACTCGTTCCACGCGGTGATGAAGCCGAAGAGCGAGGTGGCCATCAGCCCGGGGCCGAGCAGCGGGAGGATCACCTTCAC comes from the Streptomyces sp. NBC_01471 genome and includes:
- a CDS encoding glycoside hydrolase family 3 protein, encoding MTTITTGTDKLTRDALAVLQPGFAGTTAPDWLLRRIGEGLASVALFGRNVTSASQVAALTARLRAERDDVLVAIDEEGGDVTRLEVRTGSSFPGNLALGAVDDPELTRAVARELGRRLAECGVNHNWAPSADVNSNPDNPVIGVRSFGADTALVARHTAAYVEGMQAAGVAVCTKHFPGHGDTAVDSHHAMPRIDVDLATLHARELVPFRAAIAAGSKSVMSAHILLPALDRERPATLSPQILTGLLRRELGYEGLIVTDGIEMRAIASAYGIERGTVLAIAAGADAICVGGGLSDEGTVLRLRDALVAAVRAGELPEERLADAAGRVHALAGWTRRARGASEPGAASQEGTAPGTDIGLVAARRALRATPSDHRPLTTAPYVAVFAPGANIAVGDETPWGIAAELAALLPGTGTGTYGADSAPADVLSAAGERTIVAVVRDAHRHPWMTAALDALLAARPGTVVVEMGVPRAEPRGALYLATHGAARVCGRAAAEFITGATGR